One window of Trifolium pratense cultivar HEN17-A07 linkage group LG5, ARS_RC_1.1, whole genome shotgun sequence genomic DNA carries:
- the LOC123885267 gene encoding kinetochore protein SPC25 homolog: MECSTSNLFDTEQVITQQIHTVDYFTASISKSIQSLKTTAQQTSQYQVQLEQVKGKLKEVEDELVKVLAERTRKEAKRMALKDAIASAKAKVGNLNASIQEHRNRKQEYTSFLSQQSLALAASEGKTNDSIEHRDETHEAISWYNRVLGFHVKGGRGVKFTFKNINLKNPNEEYSFTVCHDNNTYTLLRCEPSLDGIEELVHELNKTDGLFKFVRVMRKKFQEAVAQGSIVSTRVEPGESTFISSSAPGTSVRSDSTTTENEEQVELSGSSAQTKKKNIRRRKGLALLSPDSASCRQSLRLKTKK; this comes from the exons ATGGAATGTTCAACCTCAAACTTGTTCGACACAGAACAAGTTATCACTCAACAAATCCACACCGTTGATTATTTCACTGCTTCCATCTCCAAATCCATCCAATCCCTCAAAACCACTGCTCAACAAACTTCTCAATATCAAG tTCAATTAGAACAAGTTAAAGGCAAATTGAAGGAAGTGGAAGATGAATTGGTTAAAGTACTCGCAG AAAGGACACGCAAAGAGGCTAAGAGAATGGCTTTGAAAGATGCTATTGCATCTGCAAAGGCAAAAGTTGGAAATCTCAATGCAAGTATTCAAGAGCATCGAAACAGGAAGCAAGAATATACATCATTTCTATCTCAGCAGTCTCTTG CTTTGGCAGCATCTGAGGGGAAGACAAATGATAGCATTGAGCATAGAGATGAAACACATGAGGCTATCTCTTGGTATAACAGGGTACTTGGCTTTCATGTCAAAGGGGGACGTg GGGTAAAGTTCACGTTCAAGAATATAAATTTGAAGAATCCAAACGAGGAGTACTCTTTTACTGTCTGCCATGATAACAATACTTACACGT TGTTAAGATGTGAACCTTCCCTCGATGGTATAGAAGAGTTGGTCCATGAATTAAACAAGACAGATGGTCTGTTTAAGTTTGTCAGAGTAATGAGGAAAAAATTTCAAGAAGCAGTGGCACAAG GGAGCATAGTTTCAACGAGAGTTGAACCTGGAGAATCTACCTTTATCTCTTCATCTGCTCCTGGTACATCCGTTAGAAGTGATTCTACAACCACAGAAAATGAAGAACAAGTAGAACTCTCTGGCAGTAGTgcacaaacaaagaaaaaaaacattcgTAGAAGGAAAGGTTTGGCACTTTTATCTCCTGATTCTGCCTCATGTCGTCAGTCTCTGCGTTTGAAG
- the LOC123883890 gene encoding leucine-rich repeat receptor-like serine/threonine-protein kinase RGI4, giving the protein MPVNQWTLFFLFFFLLLPHHSFLSFAVNPQGEALLSWKRTLNGSLEILSNWDPIQDTPCSWYGVSCNMKNQVVQLDLRYVDLLGKLPTNFTSLFSMTSLILTGTNLTGSIPKELGNLFELSYLDLSDNALSGEIPSELCYLPKLEELHLNSNELVGSIPIAIGSLTKLTKLILYDNQLSGKIPNTIGNMKNLRVIRAGGNKNLEGPIPQEIGNCSNLIMLGLAETSISGFIPPTIGLLKKLETLAIYTSLLSGQIPPEIGDCTNLENIYLYENSLTGSIPTKLGNLNNLKNLLLWQNNLVGTIPQEIGNCNQLSVIDASMNSITGNIPKTFGNLTLLEELQLSVNQISGEIPAELGNCHQLTHVELDNNLITGTIPSELGNLGNLTLLFLWHNRLQGNIPSSLSNCENLEAIDLSQNGLTGPIPKGIFELKNLNKLLLLSNNLSSKIPSQIGNCSSLIRFRANNNNITGTVPSEIGNLKNLNFLDLGSNRIEGVIPEKISGCRNLTFLDLHSNSIAGSLPESLSQLVSLQFLDVSDNMIEGVLSPALGSLAALTKLILRKNRISGSIPMKLGSCVKLQLLDLSSNQLSGEIPGSIGDIPALEIALNLSTNQLTGEIPREFSDLTKLGVLDLSHNVLAGNLDYLAGLENLVVLNISNNKFSGHIPNTPFFEKLPMNVLSGNPSLCFVGNQCSGDGGGKSGRRAREARVVMIVLLCVACVLLMAALYVVVAAKRRGDQENDVELNGKDCDVDMVPPWEVTLYQKLDLSISDVVKCVSAGNIIGHGRSGVVYKATMPATGLTIAVKKFRTSEKFSASSFSSEIATLARIRHRNIVRLLGWGANRRTKLLFYDFLPNGNLDAMLHEGCTGLAVEWETRLKIALGVAEGLAYLHHDCVPAILHRDVKAQNILLGDRYEACLADFGFARFVEEPRSSFSVNPQFAGSYGYIAPEYACMLKITEKSDVYSFGVVLLEIITGKRPVDPSFPDGIHVIQWVREHLKSKKDPIEVIDSKLQGHPDTQIQEMLQALGIALLCTSNRADDRPTMKDVAALLREIQHDTTSGAEPHKPKRSEASSYSSSSVTPAQLLLLQSNSHSSSISYSSSSAAAAYHSPRTSLT; this is encoded by the exons ATGCCTGTAAATCAATGGACcctttttttcttattctttttccTTTTACTTCCACACCATTCTTTTCTATCTTTTGCAGTAAACCCACAAGGGGAAGCTCTTCTTTCATGGAAGAGAACCTTGAATGGATCCTTGGAGATATTGAGTAATTGGGACCCAATTCAAGATACACCATGTAGCTGGTATGGAGTGAGTTGCAACATGAAGAACCAAGTAGTACAATTGGATCTGAGATATGTGGATTTGCTTGGAAAACTTCCAACAAATTTCACTTCATTGTTCTCCATGACTAGTCTTATCTTAACCGGAACGAATCTCACTGGTTCGATCCCAAAAGAATTAGGCAATCTTTTTGAACTCAGCTACTTGGACTTGAGTGACAATGCATTGAGTGGCGAAATCCCGAGTGAGCTTTGTTACTTGCCTAAACTCGAGGAACTTCATCTGAACTCGAATGAGCTTGTAGGGTCGATACCAATAGCAATTGGGAGCCTCACAAAGTTAACAAAGCTGATCTTATATGACAATCAGCTTAGTGGAAAAATTCCGAACACAATCGGTAACATGAAGAATCTTCGAGTGATAAGAGCTGGTGGAAACAAGAATCTAGAAGGACCTATACCACAAGAAATTGGAAACTGTTCCAATTTGATCATGTTGGGATTAGCAGAAACAAGCATCTCTGGTTTCATTCCACCAACAATTGGACTATTGAAGAAACTTGAAACATTGGCAATTTACACATCACTCCTCTCTGGCCAAATTCCACCCGAAATTGGTGACTGCACAAATCTTGAAAACATTTACCTTTATGAAAACTCACTCACAGGTTCCATTCCAACCAAATTAGGAAACCTTAACAATCTCAAAAACCTGTTACTCTGGCAGAACAACTTAGTTGGCACCATTCCCCAAGAGATTGGGAATTGTAACCAATTATCAGTGATCGACGCGTCAATGAATTCAATAACAGGAAACATTCCAAAAACCTTTGGAAATTTAACTTTGCTAGAAGAACTTCAACTGAGTGTGAACCAAATCTCTGGCGAAATTCCTGCAGAATTAGGCAACTGTCATCAACTAACTCACGTGGAGCTCGATAACAACCTGATAACCGGTACAATACCTTCCGAATTAGGTAACCTTGGGAATCTAACATTGTTGTTCTTATGGCATAATAGGTTACAAGGTAATATACCTTCATCTCTTTCTAATTGTGAAAACCTTGAAGCTATTGATCTGTCACAAAATGGATTAACAGGTCCAATACCGAAAGGGATATTCGAGCTCAAGAATCTGAATAAGCTTTTGCTTCTTTCTAATAATCTCTCTAGTAAAATCCCTTCTCAAATTGGGAATTGTTCATCTCTTATTCGCTTTCGAGCCAATAATAACAACATTACTGGTACCGTTCCTTCGGAGATTGGAAATCTtaagaatttgaattttcttgacCTAGGGAGCAATAGAATAGAAGGGGTTATACCGGAGAAAATCTCCGGCTGCCGGAATCTTACCTTTTTGGACTTGCATTCCAATTCCATCGCCGGAAGTTTGCCGGAGAGTTTGAGTCAGCTTGTTTCTCTTCAATTTCTTGATGTCTCCGATAACATGATCGAAGGTGTATTAAGTCCTGCTCTCGGTTCTCTCGCTGCTCTCACCAAACTGATTCTCAGGAAGAATCGAATCTCCGGTTCGATTCCGATGAAACTCGGTTCATGTGTCAAGTTGCAGTTGCTGGACCTCAGCAGTAATCAACTCTCCGGTGAAATCCCCGGCAGCATCGGAGACATTCCGGCGCTGGAAATAGCTTTGAATCTGAGCACAAACCAACTCACCGGCGAGATTCCTAGGGAGTTTTCAGATTTAACGAAGCTCGGAGTACTTGACTTATCTCACAATGTTCTCGCCGGAAACCTAGATTATCTCGCCGGATTGGAAAATCTCGTGGTTCTCAATATCTCAAACAACAAATTCTCCGGTCACATTCCGAACACACCGTTCTTCGAGAAGCTTCCTATGAACGTTCTCTCAGGGAATCCTTCACTATGCTTCGTCGGCAACCAGTGCAGCGGCGATGGTGGTGGAAAATCAGGTCGCCGTGCGAGGGAAGCGCGCGTGGTGATGATCGTTCTTCTTTGCGTCGCGTGTGTTTTACTCATGGCGGCGCTGTATGTTGTCGTCGCAGCAAAACGACGCGGGGACCAAGAAAACGACGTGGAGCTAAATGGAAAAGACTGTGACGTGGACATGGTCCCACCTTGGGAGGTGACACTGTACCAAAAACTCGATCTGTCCATATCCGACGTGGTAAAATGCGTCTCTGCGGGCAACATTATCGGCCACGGCCGATCGGGCGTTGTTTATAAAGCTACCATGCCAGCAACGGGTTTAACCATCGCGGTTAAAAAGTTTCGTACGTCAGAGAAATTCTCAGCGTCGTCATTTTCTTCAGAGATTGCCACGCTAGCAAGAATCCGACACCGAAATATTGTCCGGTTATTAGGTTGGGGTGCAAACCGGAGGACAAAGTTACTGTTCTATGATTTTTTACCGAACGGTAATTTGGATGCAATGTTACACGAGGGGTGTACGGGATTAGCAGTCGAATGGGAGACACGACTTAAGATAGCTTTGGGTGTTGCCGAAGGTTTGGCTTATTTGCACCACGATTGTGTTCCTGCTATATTGCATCGAGATGTTAAGGCGCAAAATATTTTGTTGGGAGATAGATATGAAGCGTGTTTGGCTGATTTTGGATTCGCTCGTTTTGTTGAAGAACCTCGCTCTTCATTTTCCGTTAATCCTCAATTCGCAGGTTCTTACGGCTACATTGCTCCCG AGTATGCTTGTATGCTTAAAATAACAGAGAAAAGTGATGTATACAGCTTTGGTGTGGTACTACTAGAGATAATAACAGGGAAAAGACCAGTTGATCCATCATTCCCAGATGGAATTCATGTTATTCAATGGGTTAGGGAGCATTTAAAGAGTAAGAAGGATCCAATTGAGGTCATTGATTCCAAGCTTCAAGGTCATCCAGATACACAAATACAAGAGATGTTACAAGCACTTGGTATCGCTTTATTGTGTACTAGTAATCGAGCTGACGATCGGCCCACCATGAAGGATGTCGCTGCATTATTGAGAGAAATTCAACATGACACTACATCAGGTGCTGAACCCCACAAGCCTAAAAGATCCGAAGCTTCGTCGTATTCTTCTTCTTCGGTGACCCCAGCTCAATTGTTGCTTCTACAATCCAATTCACATTCCTCATCTATTTCCTATTCCTCTTCCTCAGCCGCGGCAGCCTACCATTCACCAAGGACGAGTTTGACATAA